From the genome of Gemmatimonadaceae bacterium, one region includes:
- a CDS encoding ATPase domain-containing protein produces the protein MSTNERAVIRSLATGVPGLDKVLGGGLPEYSFNLLVGGPGAGKTTLAHQIMFANATVERPALYFTVLGEPTLKMLRYQRQFNFFDPDLAGSAIQFINLTAEVLERDLDEVLKRIVGEVERAKPGLVAVDSFRSIGGPGSGSDREPTSALDQFVQRLALHLTSWEVTSFLLGEYTEKEQRNPVFTVADGILWLSQATDRNSVVRKLQVIKTRGRAPMPGLHTFRITDAGLQIFPRIPEQTRARQTQKKKRLSTGVPGLDEMIGGGVIAGDAVMLTGPAGSGKSTIVTQFIAEGLKGGETGVIAVFEEYPENYLARADVRSPEFGKMIRAGKLELIYLRPLDLSVDEALAAILEAAQRLKATRVVIDSLSGFEVALAPTFREDFRESLYRLVGTLTATGVTVFMTAEVVEGFSDVRFTTERVSFITDEIIIQRYVEIEGELRRVMAVIKMRGSDHSHEIRTYDVTANGVVVGGALTEYDGIITGVPTLRAKPAVARRSR, from the coding sequence GTGAGCACAAACGAGAGAGCAGTGATTCGGAGCCTTGCCACCGGCGTGCCGGGGCTCGACAAGGTGCTTGGCGGAGGGTTGCCGGAATACTCCTTCAATCTCCTGGTGGGCGGGCCGGGCGCAGGTAAGACAACGCTGGCGCACCAGATCATGTTCGCCAATGCGACAGTCGAGCGACCCGCACTGTACTTCACCGTGCTTGGCGAGCCGACGCTCAAGATGCTGCGATACCAGCGGCAGTTCAACTTCTTCGATCCCGATCTGGCGGGATCCGCGATTCAGTTCATCAATCTCACTGCAGAGGTGCTGGAGCGGGACCTGGACGAAGTCCTGAAGCGCATCGTCGGCGAGGTGGAGCGGGCGAAGCCGGGATTGGTTGCTGTTGATTCGTTCCGCTCTATCGGCGGGCCGGGTAGTGGCTCCGATCGGGAGCCGACGTCGGCTCTCGACCAATTCGTTCAACGTCTGGCACTTCACCTCACCAGCTGGGAAGTGACTTCCTTCCTCCTCGGCGAGTACACTGAGAAGGAGCAGCGGAACCCCGTCTTCACTGTGGCCGACGGTATACTGTGGCTCTCGCAGGCGACGGACCGAAATTCGGTCGTGCGAAAACTTCAAGTCATTAAGACGCGCGGCCGCGCGCCGATGCCCGGGCTCCACACTTTCCGCATTACGGATGCCGGCCTCCAGATATTTCCGCGCATCCCGGAGCAGACACGGGCGCGGCAGACGCAGAAGAAGAAGCGTCTTTCCACGGGAGTGCCGGGCCTGGACGAGATGATTGGCGGCGGTGTCATTGCCGGCGATGCGGTGATGCTGACCGGCCCCGCCGGCAGCGGCAAGTCCACAATCGTGACGCAGTTCATCGCGGAAGGCTTAAAAGGCGGTGAGACCGGGGTCATCGCCGTGTTCGAGGAGTACCCGGAAAATTACCTGGCGCGGGCCGACGTCCGGAGCCCCGAATTCGGGAAGATGATCCGAGCCGGGAAGCTGGAGTTGATCTATCTCCGCCCGCTGGACCTCTCCGTCGACGAGGCCCTGGCGGCGATCCTTGAAGCCGCGCAGCGACTCAAGGCGACGCGGGTCGTCATCGACTCGCTGTCAGGGTTCGAAGTTGCTCTCGCGCCGACCTTCCGAGAAGATTTCCGTGAGTCACTCTACCGCTTGGTCGGGACGCTGACCGCAACGGGTGTCACCGTATTTATGACTGCTGAGGTCGTGGAAGGATTTTCCGACGTTCGATTCACGACGGAGAGAGTTTCCTTCATCACCGACGAGATCATCATCCAGCGCTACGTCGAGATCGAGGGCGAGCTGCGCCGGGTGATGGCGGTGATCAAGATGCGTGGAAGCGATCATAGCCACGAAATCCGTACCTACGACGTCACCGCCAACGGAGTGGTCGTTGGTGGCGCGCTTACGGAGTATGACGGAATCATCACCGGTGTACCGACGCTGCGAGCGAAGCCAGCCGTGGCGCGACGATCTCGATAA
- a CDS encoding UvrB/UvrC motif-containing protein — protein sequence MTRLRSATEQGPTSDAQLADMRAIVRAGAADRPGIYRMLSSTGEVVYVGKSKRVRTRLLSYFRCDYPEEKGARILREAVAIDWEYTPSEFAALLQELKLIKRFRPRLNYAMKRDKTHYAFIKITRGTAPKLMVVRGPSGEDASVYYGPFVGARRMEEALRELSDVLMLRDCRSDMKMHFSDQQELFQLGARTPGCIRYEIGKCLGPCVAGCSAGQYDERVALARAFLDGASDGPMESLRRQMDDASEQLQFERAASLRDKLQRLEVLREQFGRLRFAVEQLSFVYTVKGHEGEDRVYLVKRGVVRAELPKPRSSWQRTKLKRLASDIFGTSSEKPALAVPTHEIDELLLLSSWFRRFPKEMTKTRKVS from the coding sequence GTGACAAGGCTCCGGAGTGCTACTGAGCAGGGGCCGACAAGCGACGCTCAGCTCGCCGACATGCGGGCGATCGTCCGCGCGGGAGCGGCAGACCGGCCGGGCATCTATCGAATGCTCTCGTCCACCGGCGAAGTGGTGTATGTCGGGAAGTCCAAGCGCGTCCGAACCCGGCTGCTCAGCTACTTCCGCTGCGACTATCCCGAAGAGAAGGGCGCCCGCATTCTGCGCGAGGCGGTTGCGATAGACTGGGAGTACACGCCGAGCGAGTTTGCGGCGCTGCTCCAGGAGCTGAAGCTGATCAAGCGATTCCGTCCGCGGCTCAACTACGCGATGAAGCGTGATAAGACGCATTACGCGTTCATCAAGATCACGCGAGGTACGGCGCCAAAGCTGATGGTCGTTCGAGGCCCTTCAGGCGAAGACGCGTCGGTGTATTACGGCCCATTCGTTGGAGCACGGAGGATGGAAGAAGCTCTGCGTGAGCTGAGCGACGTTCTCATGCTCCGTGACTGCCGGTCGGACATGAAGATGCATTTCAGCGATCAGCAGGAGCTGTTTCAGCTCGGGGCGCGCACACCGGGCTGCATCAGGTACGAGATCGGCAAATGCCTCGGACCCTGCGTCGCCGGCTGCTCGGCGGGCCAGTACGACGAGCGCGTCGCACTCGCCCGCGCTTTTCTCGACGGCGCGAGCGATGGTCCAATGGAATCGCTCCGGAGGCAGATGGATGACGCGAGCGAGCAGCTGCAGTTCGAGAGGGCCGCGTCACTCCGCGATAAGCTGCAACGGCTGGAAGTGCTGCGAGAGCAGTTCGGTCGCTTACGGTTCGCGGTGGAGCAGCTCTCCTTCGTCTACACGGTGAAGGGTCATGAAGGCGAGGATCGAGTTTACCTTGTCAAACGCGGAGTGGTGAGGGCAGAGCTTCCGAAGCCGCGTTCATCCTGGCAGAGAACGAAGCTCAAGCGTCTGGCGAGCGACATCTTTGGAACCAGCAGCGAGAAACCCGCGTTGGCTGTACCAACCCACGAGATCGACGAGCTGCTGCTTCTCTCATCCTGGTTCCGCCGATTTCCGAAAGAGATGACGAAGACGAGGAAAGTATCCTGA
- a CDS encoding c-type cytochrome, producing the protein MISRHSVAILATVAAYATSACREHPEPIISNEAERQGQAVFRYDTFGDEQFWTDTAGLHLVVDKEIQPLEALSLGLKVDMDKLNLLQFILHNPLSTSGTRELLRQNAVVGLKATFDNEGHIARIGITCALCHSTVDNALLPGIGHRVDGWPNRTLDVGKILAKLRNFTPEQKAVLREWPAGTYDPRFNFDGKSTPLVLPPAYGLAAVKNETYTAEGPISYWNNYVAVTQMHGHGNFSDPRLGVNIVQEPDMVTSKLPALRAYQHALQTPRGPQPFFERGAASRGKLVFDANCASCHVGGSLTDNNAGVLHSPSETGMDSTYAARTTQKKYRTTPLRGLWQHPPYFHDGSAETLEDVVEHYVKVRALKLTDGQKSDLAKYLKTL; encoded by the coding sequence ATGATCTCCAGGCATTCAGTCGCAATTCTCGCAACCGTCGCTGCTTACGCTACCAGCGCGTGCCGGGAACATCCTGAGCCAATAATCTCGAACGAAGCCGAACGTCAGGGCCAGGCAGTTTTCCGCTACGATACTTTCGGCGACGAGCAGTTCTGGACGGACACTGCCGGTTTGCACCTGGTTGTCGACAAGGAAATTCAGCCGCTCGAGGCGCTGAGCCTCGGACTGAAAGTCGACATGGATAAGCTCAATCTGCTCCAGTTCATCCTTCACAATCCGCTCAGCACTTCGGGCACACGAGAGCTGCTCAGACAGAATGCAGTCGTTGGCCTCAAGGCGACATTCGACAACGAAGGTCACATCGCGCGAATCGGCATTACGTGCGCCCTCTGCCATTCGACCGTCGACAACGCCCTGCTTCCGGGCATCGGCCACCGTGTGGATGGCTGGCCAAACCGGACCCTCGACGTCGGCAAGATCCTGGCGAAGCTTCGAAACTTCACTCCTGAGCAGAAAGCCGTACTTCGCGAGTGGCCGGCAGGTACATATGACCCAAGGTTCAACTTCGACGGCAAGAGCACGCCACTCGTACTCCCGCCTGCATACGGCCTCGCCGCGGTGAAGAATGAGACATATACTGCCGAGGGCCCGATCTCCTACTGGAACAACTACGTCGCGGTAACGCAGATGCACGGGCACGGCAACTTTTCCGATCCAAGACTCGGCGTGAACATCGTCCAGGAGCCGGACATGGTCACGTCGAAGCTCCCAGCCCTGCGAGCGTACCAGCACGCCCTACAGACTCCTCGTGGTCCACAGCCGTTCTTCGAACGCGGCGCCGCAAGTCGCGGCAAGCTCGTCTTCGATGCGAACTGCGCTAGCTGTCACGTTGGCGGCAGCCTGACCGACAACAACGCCGGCGTCCTGCACTCTCCATCAGAGACTGGCATGGATTCGACGTATGCCGCCCGCACAACGCAGAAGAAATACCGCACGACTCCGCTGCGCGGCTTATGGCAACACCCGCCGTATTTCCACGACGGAAGCGCGGAAACACTGGAAGATGTGGTCGAGCACTACGTGAAGGTGAGGGCCCTCAAGCTCACGGATGGGCAGAAGAGCGACTTGGCGAAGTACCTGAAGACTCTCTAG
- a CDS encoding type II toxin-antitoxin system VapC family toxin — protein MIIDTSLLIAAERGAVRLPEWLRSLGEEPAAIASITASELLHGCHRATNAGVRSRRFAFVEALLEAIPVAPFRLQEARRHAELWAELIRRGRTIGPHDLLIAATALARGDALATLNQQEFRHVPGLRLMKLGDLAS, from the coding sequence GTGATCATCGATACTTCCCTGCTGATCGCGGCCGAGCGCGGAGCCGTGCGCCTCCCCGAGTGGCTGAGATCGCTGGGAGAGGAGCCGGCAGCGATAGCCTCTATCACCGCGTCCGAGCTGCTCCACGGATGCCACCGCGCCACCAACGCTGGAGTGCGCTCACGACGGTTCGCGTTCGTGGAGGCTCTGCTCGAAGCGATTCCTGTTGCGCCGTTCCGGCTTCAGGAGGCTCGCCGCCACGCCGAGTTGTGGGCGGAGCTAATCCGTCGGGGTCGAACGATCGGTCCGCACGACCTCCTGATTGCGGCCACCGCTCTTGCGCGCGGCGATGCACTCGCCACGCTGAATCAGCAGGAATTCAGGCACGTTCCGGGGCTGCGCCTGATGAAGCTCGGAGACTTGGCGAGCTAG
- a CDS encoding UbiA-like polyprenyltransferase → MTAAPVKDGQTFRGASSLVRYVNLVKLPHTVFALPFALVGVTLASYVSPVTVSKVIWVVIAFTAARFAAMAFNRIVDRDVDALNPRTKSREIPSGALSVLAASVAVSVACIIFVISAWQLNPLCLALSPLALGWVLFYSFTKRFTRLCHIVLGVGLSIAPVGGYLAVTGQWSDPWWMLVLLAAAVATWVGGFDILYALQDIAFDCAQGLHSLPASLGERNALNVARFLHVCTVLALAGVGIAVGAHWIYAAGVIVATTLLLYEHSLVKPGDLRRLDAAFFTMNGVISIVFFAFVLTERLRA, encoded by the coding sequence ATGACTGCCGCACCGGTGAAGGACGGGCAGACGTTCCGCGGCGCGTCGTCGCTGGTGCGATACGTCAATCTCGTGAAGCTCCCTCATACGGTATTTGCGCTGCCATTTGCGCTGGTGGGCGTGACGCTGGCCAGTTACGTGTCGCCGGTCACTGTCTCGAAAGTGATCTGGGTGGTGATAGCGTTCACGGCTGCGCGATTTGCGGCGATGGCATTTAATCGGATCGTCGATCGCGACGTTGACGCATTGAATCCGCGAACGAAGTCGAGGGAGATTCCGTCGGGCGCGCTGTCAGTGCTGGCCGCGTCGGTGGCGGTTTCTGTTGCCTGCATCATATTTGTGATCTCCGCGTGGCAGCTGAACCCCTTGTGTCTCGCGCTGTCTCCGCTGGCGCTGGGGTGGGTGCTGTTCTACAGCTTCACCAAGCGATTCACCCGCCTCTGTCATATCGTCCTCGGCGTCGGTCTCTCGATCGCGCCGGTCGGCGGATATCTCGCGGTGACCGGGCAGTGGAGCGATCCCTGGTGGATGCTGGTGCTGCTCGCGGCTGCGGTCGCGACGTGGGTGGGCGGGTTCGACATTCTCTACGCGCTTCAGGACATCGCCTTCGATTGCGCGCAGGGACTTCACTCGTTGCCGGCCTCGCTCGGCGAGCGCAACGCGCTGAACGTCGCGCGATTCCTGCACGTCTGCACAGTGCTCGCGCTGGCGGGAGTTGGCATCGCTGTTGGCGCGCACTGGATATATGCCGCGGGTGTGATCGTCGCGACGACTCTCCTTCTATATGAACACTCGCTCGTGAAACCAGGTGATCTTCGGCGGCTCGACGCCGCGTTCTTCACGATGAATGGGGTAATAAGCATCGTGTTCTTTGCGTTTGTGCTTACGGAGCGACTGCGGGCGTGA
- a CDS encoding ribbon-helix-helix protein, CopG family: MKNSHLTLRIPAALARTLDRLAHIRGVPKSQVVREAVASYLVPTGEGASPAVVTGAELAKRWASIPRLDPAEASELASDIADARAAVPPLVGAWT, encoded by the coding sequence ATGAAGAATTCACACCTGACGCTCCGGATTCCTGCCGCTCTGGCTCGCACGCTCGATCGCCTCGCCCACATCCGGGGCGTGCCCAAGTCTCAGGTTGTACGGGAGGCGGTCGCTAGTTATCTGGTTCCGACCGGCGAAGGGGCGAGTCCCGCAGTGGTCACTGGCGCAGAGCTCGCGAAGCGGTGGGCGTCGATTCCGCGACTCGATCCGGCCGAGGCCAGCGAACTGGCCAGCGACATCGCAGATGCACGCGCCGCCGTCCCGCCTCTCGTCGGTGCCTGGACGTGA
- a CDS encoding GAF domain-containing sensor histidine kinase, whose amino-acid sequence MDSGTRPVVGDGRDGALSVQEALRGYMHEAPMPFAITRGAAHKLVYANASFCRLAGIADGDAFGDNIANAFTGRETGALSALLDHAFRDRVALRDERVDMSRTGGPGWRCTVWPVIDDQGRPEALGIELREADQLDAALDLQRQVAEQMLLGALREHGLAEDAEGARRRAAFLAEAGRLLVQSMDQASTLAALTKLALPTLGAWCIVDIVAGGEAAQRLLIVHPDPQKQKLADQLSARWTPEPDDPFGVPAMLRDRRTLVITGDIDAALVAAAHGEANLRVLRQLGVESLLTLPLVARGRLLGAVTFVGAERGRAHSPADVQLAEDLAVRGALALDNAQVHDQALMLKLSAETANSAKTAFLGAMSHELRTPLNAIGGYLELLDMGLRGPVTEEQHADLARMKTNQQYLLVLITEILNFVQVSSGRMSYAVSDVNAHDALARAVDLIEPLIAQRGISWEGITGDASIVTRADPEKVTQILVNLFSNAIKFTPAGGRIAADCDVKGDTVLLCISDTGGGIPADKLDAIFEPFVQLKEGLADRGTGVGLGLAISRDLARAMNGDLSAESSEGSGARFTLTLPRASEPNNG is encoded by the coding sequence ATGGATTCCGGAACGCGGCCGGTTGTCGGGGACGGGCGCGATGGGGCGCTTTCCGTCCAGGAAGCGTTGCGCGGGTACATGCATGAAGCCCCGATGCCGTTTGCTATTACCCGCGGTGCTGCGCACAAACTCGTCTACGCGAATGCCTCGTTTTGCCGCCTGGCGGGTATCGCCGACGGCGATGCGTTCGGAGATAACATCGCCAACGCATTCACAGGAAGGGAAACAGGCGCCCTGAGCGCGTTGCTCGATCATGCATTTCGCGATAGGGTCGCGCTACGGGATGAGCGTGTCGACATGTCCCGCACGGGTGGGCCAGGCTGGAGATGCACTGTCTGGCCCGTGATCGATGACCAGGGCCGGCCCGAAGCGCTTGGCATCGAGCTGCGCGAGGCAGATCAGCTGGACGCCGCTCTCGACCTTCAGCGACAGGTTGCCGAGCAGATGCTCCTTGGCGCATTGCGCGAGCACGGCCTCGCGGAGGATGCGGAGGGGGCGCGCCGCCGGGCCGCCTTTCTCGCAGAGGCCGGCCGCCTGCTCGTCCAGTCGATGGACCAGGCCAGCACCCTCGCCGCCCTCACGAAGCTGGCGCTTCCGACTCTCGGTGCCTGGTGCATCGTGGACATTGTAGCTGGCGGTGAGGCGGCCCAACGCCTGCTCATCGTCCACCCTGACCCGCAAAAACAGAAGCTCGCAGACCAGCTTTCAGCCCGCTGGACACCCGAGCCGGACGATCCCTTCGGTGTACCTGCCATGCTTCGGGACAGACGGACGCTCGTCATCACCGGGGATATTGATGCGGCGCTGGTCGCCGCGGCCCACGGGGAAGCGAACCTGCGCGTTCTGCGTCAGCTGGGGGTCGAATCATTACTCACTCTACCACTCGTAGCCCGGGGACGATTGCTGGGTGCGGTCACTTTTGTCGGCGCTGAACGCGGTCGCGCGCACAGTCCGGCGGACGTGCAGCTGGCGGAAGACCTCGCGGTCCGGGGCGCATTGGCACTCGACAACGCCCAGGTGCATGACCAGGCGTTGATGCTCAAGCTGAGCGCCGAGACCGCGAACAGCGCGAAGACAGCGTTTCTGGGCGCAATGAGCCACGAGTTACGCACGCCCCTGAATGCAATAGGTGGGTACCTCGAGCTCCTCGACATGGGCTTGCGCGGGCCGGTGACCGAAGAACAGCACGCCGATCTCGCGCGCATGAAAACAAACCAGCAATACCTTCTCGTCCTCATTACCGAGATCCTCAACTTTGTGCAAGTCAGCAGCGGCCGCATGTCTTATGCTGTCAGCGACGTCAACGCGCACGACGCCCTGGCGCGAGCCGTCGACCTGATCGAGCCACTCATCGCGCAGAGAGGGATCAGCTGGGAGGGGATCACAGGCGACGCGAGCATTGTCACCCGTGCCGATCCGGAGAAGGTGACTCAGATTCTGGTGAACCTCTTCTCCAACGCGATCAAGTTCACGCCGGCAGGCGGGCGCATTGCCGCCGACTGTGACGTCAAAGGTGACACGGTGCTCCTGTGCATCAGCGACACAGGCGGCGGCATTCCGGCGGATAAACTCGATGCCATCTTCGAGCCATTCGTCCAGTTGAAGGAAGGACTCGCCGACCGTGGGACCGGCGTCGGACTTGGATTGGCAATAAGCCGCGATCTTGCACGCGCGATGAACGGTGATCTGTCCGCCGAGAGCAGCGAAGGGAGTGGTGCGAGGTTCACGCTCACCCTTCCGCGCGCGAGCGAACCGAACAACGGGTGA
- a CDS encoding flavin prenyltransferase UbiX, translated as MSPRAKGRDTKRAAAESVPPIVFGITGASGAPYAIRLLQQIVAASRPVSLIVSSHGFRLMETETDIKSMEDLRSAVGPDAWDDFVTPYTNADRGAPPASGSAVSAGMVVCPCSMGTLSAISTGASRSLIERAADVALKERRKLILVPRETPLSAIHLQNMLRLARAGAVVLPAAPGFYHRPEQISDLVDFVVARVMDQLGVAHTLGKRWDGTKAK; from the coding sequence GTGAGCCCACGGGCGAAGGGTCGGGACACGAAGCGTGCGGCTGCCGAGAGTGTGCCGCCGATCGTCTTCGGCATTACAGGCGCGTCGGGCGCTCCGTATGCCATACGCCTTCTGCAGCAGATCGTCGCCGCATCGCGTCCCGTGTCCCTCATCGTATCGTCGCACGGGTTCCGCCTGATGGAGACGGAGACCGACATCAAGTCGATGGAAGATCTCCGAAGTGCTGTCGGCCCCGACGCATGGGACGACTTTGTCACGCCTTATACAAACGCAGATCGCGGGGCGCCTCCGGCGTCAGGCTCAGCTGTCAGCGCCGGGATGGTGGTCTGTCCCTGCTCGATGGGAACGCTATCGGCCATAAGTACCGGTGCTTCACGGTCGCTGATCGAGCGAGCAGCCGATGTCGCGCTGAAGGAGCGCAGAAAGCTGATCCTGGTTCCGAGGGAAACGCCGCTGAGTGCGATTCATCTTCAGAACATGCTCCGGCTTGCGCGCGCGGGCGCGGTGGTGCTGCCCGCTGCGCCCGGCTTTTATCATCGACCGGAACAGATCAGCGATCTGGTGGATTTCGTAGTCGCCCGAGTGATGGATCAGCTGGGCGTCGCCCACACTCTGGGGAAACGCTGGGATGGAACGAAGGCGAAGTAG
- a CDS encoding protein kinase: MAATTSSSPNIGTAYDVEGEVGRGGMATVYRAYDRRHNRRVAVKVLDREVAASLGTARFLHEIATAAGLSHPNIVPVHDSGEHNGVVYYVMPLIEGETLRDRLNREKKVPIAETVRIASRIAAALDFAHRHGVVHRDIKPENIILCDGEPLILDFGIAKAITVAGGESLTRTGIAVGTPAYLSPEQASGETQLDGNSDQYSLACTVYEMLAGTPPFTGTSSQGVIAKRFTEKPPDLSSRAPEVPAGISAALMKALSLETMGRFNSAGDFARALTEAAGAAEVNSASEGGRPSIAVLPFANMSADPENEFFADGIAEEIINALTKVRALDVVSRSSAFAFKKRTEDAAEIGRKLNVRTVLEGSVRKAGNRLRITAQLIDVATRYHLWAERYDRELADVFAIQDEIATNIVNALKLVLTEKEEAAIRKIPTQSVRAYEYYLRGRQLFHQRRPETLDAAEDMYRRAIALDPSYALAYAGLADCSAFRAGYHGGGDEALAQADAASRRALELDPHSAEAHASRGLTLSHQRRFEDAKVEFEEAIRLDPTLYEAPYYYGRSLQTEGKPELAVEMYERAVVLRPDDYQALGFASTAYLAVGQRENSEGAARRMIEAAEYALSLNPGDSRALYLGAVNLEHLGETQKAQEWAERALQLDPSHPVMLYNLGCFHAVGGRVDLAIDHLERAVELGFHHRDWFLSDADLANVRDHPRFQALIEQTTPPA; the protein is encoded by the coding sequence ATGGCCGCGACCACCAGCTCGAGTCCAAACATAGGAACTGCCTACGACGTCGAAGGCGAGGTCGGCCGCGGCGGAATGGCGACTGTGTATCGTGCCTACGACCGCCGACACAACCGCCGCGTTGCCGTCAAAGTGCTCGACCGGGAAGTCGCTGCGTCGCTTGGCACCGCGCGATTCCTGCACGAGATCGCGACAGCCGCCGGCTTGAGCCATCCTAACATCGTTCCCGTTCACGATTCGGGCGAGCACAATGGAGTCGTCTACTACGTCATGCCGCTCATCGAGGGCGAGACTCTGCGCGATCGATTGAATCGAGAGAAGAAGGTCCCCATTGCGGAAACGGTGAGAATCGCCAGCCGTATTGCGGCAGCTCTCGATTTCGCCCATCGCCACGGCGTTGTGCATCGCGACATCAAGCCCGAGAACATCATCCTTTGCGACGGTGAGCCGCTCATCCTCGACTTCGGCATCGCCAAGGCGATTACCGTTGCGGGGGGAGAATCGCTGACCAGAACCGGAATCGCAGTCGGAACGCCGGCGTATCTGAGCCCGGAGCAGGCGAGCGGTGAGACTCAGCTCGACGGCAACAGCGATCAATACAGCCTGGCGTGCACCGTCTACGAGATGCTGGCCGGCACTCCTCCCTTCACGGGTACCTCTTCGCAGGGTGTGATCGCGAAGCGGTTCACGGAGAAACCGCCTGATCTTTCATCGCGCGCACCCGAAGTTCCTGCCGGTATTTCCGCCGCCCTGATGAAGGCGTTGTCGCTCGAAACGATGGGACGATTCAACTCAGCCGGTGATTTCGCGCGAGCATTGACGGAAGCGGCCGGAGCGGCCGAAGTCAATTCAGCCAGCGAAGGCGGCCGGCCGTCCATAGCCGTTCTGCCGTTCGCGAACATGAGCGCCGACCCGGAGAATGAATTCTTCGCGGACGGAATCGCCGAGGAGATTATCAATGCTCTCACCAAGGTCAGGGCGCTCGATGTCGTTTCGCGCAGCTCCGCGTTCGCGTTCAAGAAGCGCACTGAGGACGCCGCTGAGATCGGCCGAAAGTTGAATGTGCGCACCGTCCTCGAAGGGAGCGTCCGCAAGGCCGGGAACAGGCTCCGAATTACCGCGCAGCTGATCGACGTTGCGACGCGCTACCACCTGTGGGCGGAGAGGTACGACCGCGAGCTCGCGGATGTATTTGCGATTCAGGATGAGATCGCCACCAACATCGTGAATGCACTCAAGCTGGTGCTGACCGAGAAGGAAGAAGCGGCGATCCGGAAGATTCCGACGCAGAGCGTTCGGGCGTACGAATACTATTTGAGAGGCAGGCAGCTGTTTCACCAGCGGAGGCCCGAAACTCTGGATGCGGCGGAGGACATGTACCGTCGCGCAATCGCTCTGGATCCGAGCTATGCCCTGGCATATGCCGGACTTGCCGACTGCTCGGCCTTCCGCGCTGGATATCACGGCGGGGGCGACGAAGCGCTTGCACAGGCTGACGCGGCAAGCAGGCGTGCCCTGGAGCTTGATCCGCATTCCGCGGAAGCGCATGCATCACGGGGGCTGACGCTCTCACACCAGCGGCGCTTCGAGGACGCGAAAGTGGAATTCGAGGAAGCAATCCGGCTGGATCCGACGCTCTACGAGGCGCCGTACTATTATGGCCGAAGTCTTCAGACAGAGGGCAAGCCGGAGCTGGCGGTCGAAATGTATGAGCGGGCCGTCGTCCTCAGACCTGATGACTACCAGGCCCTGGGCTTTGCGTCAACGGCTTATCTCGCCGTCGGTCAGCGCGAAAACTCGGAAGGCGCGGCTCGGCGGATGATCGAGGCGGCGGAGTACGCTCTGTCGCTGAATCCAGGCGATTCGCGGGCGCTATACCTAGGCGCAGTCAACCTGGAGCATTTGGGAGAGACTCAAAAGGCGCAGGAATGGGCGGAGCGCGCGTTACAGCTGGACCCGAGCCACCCCGTGATGCTGTACAACCTTGGCTGTTTCCACGCCGTCGGCGGGCGGGTCGATCTCGCGATCGATCATCTCGAGCGCGCCGTGGAGCTCGGATTTCATCATCGTGACTGGTTCCTGAGTGATGCCGACCTCGCGAACGTGCGCGATCATCCGCGATTTCAGGCGCTCATCGAGCAGACGACCCCGCCGGCGTGA